In the Desulfovibrio legallii genome, AACTGCGCCTGGAGGACGTCTCCTTCCGCTATCCCAACACTGCAGAGGGCAAGCCCGATGCCCTGCGCCACTTGCATATTCGCATCCCGCGCGGGAGCATGGTGGGCTTTGTAGGCCCCTCCGGCGCGGGCAAAAGCACCATTGTGGGCCTGCTGACCGGGCTTTCCCCCCCACCGATGGGCAGATGCTGGTGGACGGCCAGGTATGGACGACGCCCTGCGCGAGGGCTGGATCCGCGATAACGTACGGTATTTTTCGCACATTTAAAAAATGGAAGTAGCCCGCCAAGTTGGTTAGGCTTTGGTTAAGCAAAACCACCCAAGCAACAAGGAGGGCTACGGATGAAAGGTATCAAGGAGCTTGAGAAAAAGAAAGTTCCGGTTATCGCAGTGGATGAGCAGGAATTACGGTCACATGTGTCCGAGGTTGTCCGGCA is a window encoding:
- a CDS encoding ATP-binding cassette domain-containing protein, with product MRKPPAGRQQAPFEERYVQHEGSSAHAQALPRTDAAMAQECPLRKELRLEDVSFRYPNTAEGKPDALRHLHIRIPRGSMVGFVGPSGAGKSTIVGLLTGLSPPPMGRCWWTARYGRRPARGLDPR